A window of Actinomadura viridis genomic DNA:
GCGGCGGCGAGGACGCCGCTGACCGCGGCCGCCGCCGGCATGGCCGCCGAGGTCGCCGCCATGGCGGCGGAGAACGACGCGCTGCGCGGCACCGTGCGCGACACGGTCCGTTCCGCGGGCGACCTGCTCACGGCGGTGGCCGGCAGCACCGTGGCACGGACCGCCCGCGACCTGGCCGCGCGCGCCGCGGCCGCCACGATCGAGGCCGTCATGGCCGAGCTGCTGCGCGAGGCGCTCAAGCTCGCGCTGCGCGAGGAGCTGCGCGGCCTGATGCTCGACGTCGCCCGCGACGTGGTGGTCGACGTGACGCGGACCACCTGGACGGCGGCCACCCGTCCCGCCCCGTCCCCCGGCCGGACCGGGCAGACCGGCCAGACCGGGGAGTCAGGGGAGGCCAGGGACGGGAGTCCCGCCCGCGACACCGGGACGGAGTTCGAGGCCGTGGAGGTGCTCGACGTCCAGGTCCACCGCGGGCGCGAGCGCGGCCGGGTCAGCGAGGCCGACGAGATCGTGGTGTCGGTCGCCGGGCTGCTGGGCCGGGCCGCCGAGGTCACCGCCTCCCTGGTCGCGCCCGCGCCCGCCAACGACGACCCCTGGCGGACGGCCACCGAGCCCACCACCGAGCCCACTACCGATCCCACCGGCCGGCCCACCGCCGCCGCCGCCGACCAGGACACCGCCCCACCCTCCGGCACCGTCTGAGAAGTTCCTGAAATATCGGTGAGAAACGCCGCCGACCGGCATGACCGCCGGTCAGGCGCGATTACTTTGTGCCCATGGAGCCTGGCACCCCGGGGGCGACGCCTGCCCGGATCCTCATCGTGGACGACGAACCGGCCGTCCGGGAGGCGCTGGCCGGCAGCCTGGAGTTCGAGGGGTACCGGGTCGGTGAGGCGGCCGACGGCGTCATGGCCCTGGACCAGGTCGGTCGGCAGCCGCCCGACCTGGTCGTCCTCGACGTCCTCATGCCGCGGATGGACGGCCTGACCACCTGCCGGCGGCTGCGCGCCCGGGGCGCCACCATGCCGGTGCTGATGCTGACCGCGCGTGACATGGTCGGCGACCGGGTCACCGGCCTGGACGCGGGCGCCGACGACTACCTGGCCAAGCCGTTCGAGCTGGACGAGTTGCTGGCGCGCATCCGAGCGCTGCTGCGGCGCAGCGCGATGACCGCCCCCGCCGGGCGACGCCCCGGGGAGCCGCTGGCCTTCGGCGACCTGCGGATGAACACCGTGACCCGCGAGGTCACCCGGGCGGGCCGGACGCTGGAGCTGACCCGCACCGAGTTCATGCTGCTGGAGCTGTTCCTGCTGCATCCGCGCCAGGTCCTCACCCGCGAGCGGATCCTGGAGACGGTGTGGGGGTTCGACTTCGAGCCCGCCTCCAACTCCCTGGACGTGTACGTGATGTACCTGCGCCGCAAGACCGAGGCCGGCGGGCTGCCCCGCCTGGTGCACACCGTCCGCGGCGTCGGCTACGTCCTGCGATCGGTGTCGTGATGCGGCGGCCGTCGCTGCGCGGCAGGCTGTCGCTGCTCACCGCCGTGGCGGTCGCCCTGGCCGTCGCCGCGTGCGCCACCGCGAGCTGGTTCCTGGTCCGCGACCAGCTCTACGACGAGATCGACCGGCGCCTGGCGGTGATGGGCGGGCCGGTCGTCCCGCCCGGCGGCGGCATCCCCGCAGGGCCCCGTGACTGGCGCCGGACCGGCGAGCTGACCGCGATGCTGAACGGCTGCTCCCCGGCGGCCACCACCACCGGCGCCCGGCTCCGGCCCCCCGGCCCGTACGAGATCATGCAGCTGGTGAGCGCCGGCGGTGACCCGTGCACGGTGCCCAACGCCGGTTCGCTCACCGTCACCGGCGCCGATCTCCAGGTCGCCCGGGGCGCACGGCAGTGGATCGTGCGGGACGGCACCGGCGTCACCGCCGACGGCGAGCGGGTCGACGTCCGGGTGCGCACCACCGGGTTCGTGACGCCCGACGGCACCCGCGCCGCGGTCTCCTACGCGCTGAACCTGAACCAGGTGGAGGAGCCGCTCGCCGACCTGGCGCTGGCGCTGGTGGCGGTCGCGGCGCTGGGGGTGCTGGCCTCGGCGGGCACCGGGCTGCTGGTCGCGCGGGCGTCGCTGCGGCCGGTGGACCGGCTGACGGCGGTGACCGAGCACATCGCCCGAACCGAGGACCTGGGCACCCGTATCCCCGCCGAGGGCGCCGACGAGATCGCCCGGCTGAGCCGCTCGTTCAACACCATGACCGCGGCGCTGGCCGCCTCCCGCGACCACCAGCAGCAGCTGATCGCCGACGCCGGGCACGAGCTGCGCACCCCGCTGACCAGCCTGCGCACCAACATCGACCTGCTGCTGCGGGCGGAGGCGAGCGGGCGGGAGCTGCCCGCGGCCACCCGCCACAACCTCCTGGTCAGCGTCAAGGCCCAGATGCGGGAGCTGTCGAGCCTGGTCGGCGATCTGCTCGAGCTGGCGCGGCCCGAGGACGCCGAGCCCGCGCACGAGACCGTGGCGCTGAACGAGGTGGCGGCCCGCGCGGTGGAACGTGCCCGGCTGCGCGGCCCGGGCCTGCGGATCGATCTGGCGGCCGAGCCCTGGTTCGTGACCGGGGACTCGGCGTCGCTGGAGCGTGCGGTGGTGAACCTGCTGGACAACGCGGTGAAGTTCAGCCCGCCGGGCGGCGCGGTGCGGGTGCGCCTGGCCGGCGGTGAGCTGAGCGTGCGCGACCACGGGCCGGGGATCCCGGCCGGGGACCTCCCGCACGTGTTCGAACGGTTCTGGCGGTCGCCGTCCGCGCGCAGCCTGCCGGGGTCGGGGCTGGGCCTGTCGATCGTGGCCCGCACCGTCACCGGCTGCGGCGGCCGGGTGCTGCTGGAGCCGGCCGCGGGCGGCGGGACCCTGGCCCGGGTGTGGCTGCCCGGGACCGCGGAGCGTCCCGCGGACCGGGACTGACCCCTTTCTCATCGGACGTTAATGATCGCCTAAGGCCGCTCCCACGCCCGCCCGTGACCGTGGTCGCATGAACCGATTGGTCACCGATCCGGCCGCCGCGGCCGGGGCGCGTCCGGACCCGCCGGGTGGCGGCGGCCGGCGGCGCCTCGTCGAGGTGGTCGTGCCCGTCCACGACGAAGAGCGCGTGCTGGAGGCCAGCATCCGCCGCCTGCACGGCTACCTGACCGAGACCTTCCCGTACCCGTTCAGGATCACCATCGCCGACAACGCCAGCACCGACGGCACCCGGCGGGTGGCCGAGGACCTGGCGGCCGGGCTGCCGCACGTGCGGGCGGTCCGCCTGGAACGCAAGGGCCGGGGCCGGGCGCTGCGGCACGTGTGGGGTGGCAGCGACGCCGACGTGGTCGCCTACATGGACGTGGACCTGTCCACCGACCTGGACGCCTTCCTGCCGCTGGTGGCTCCGCTGATCTCCGGGCACAGCGACCTGGCGATCGGCACCCGCCTCTCGCGCGGGTCGGCGGTCGTGCGCGGCCCCCGGCGCGAGGTCATCTCCCGGTGCTACAACCTGCTGCTGCGCACGACGCTGGCGGCGCGGTTCTCCGACGCCCAGTGCGGGTTCAAGGCGGCCCGGACCGAGATCGTGCAGGCGCTGCTGCCGTCGGTCGAGGACGAGGCGTGGTTCTTCGACACCGAGCTGCTGCTGCTGGCCGAACGCAACGGGCTGCGCATCCACGAGGTCCCGGTGGACTGGGTGGACGACCCCGACAGCCGGGTGGAGGTGCTGCGCACCGCGCTGGACGACCTGCGCGGCATGGCACGGGTCGGACGGCGGATGCTGACCGGCGCGTTCCGCGCCCCGGTCGGCGGCCGGCCCCGCCCGGAACTGCCGGCGGGGATGGCGCGGCAGCTGTCCGGCTTCGCCATCGTCGGGATCTTCAGCACGCTGGCACAGCTCGTCCTGTTCGTGCTGCTGCGCCTGGTCATGGGGCCGCTGTGGGCCAACGCGCTGTCGCTGGTGATCACCACGGTCGGGAACACGGCCGCCAACCGCCGCTTCACCTTCGGGGTGACCGGGCCCGAGCGGGCGTTCCGGCAGCATCTGGAGGGCGGGCTGGCGTTCCTGCTCGGGCTGGGCCTGAGCACGGGCGGCCTGGCGCTGCTGCACGCCGTGACGCCGGGGGCCTCCCGGGCGGTCGAGGCGGCGGCGCTGGTGAGCGCGAACGCGGTGGCCACGCTGGTCCGGTTCCTGCTGATGCGGGCCTGGATCTTCCATCCGCGCCGCCTCGGCCGCCGTCCCGAAG
This region includes:
- a CDS encoding glycosyltransferase; amino-acid sequence: MNRLVTDPAAAAGARPDPPGGGGRRRLVEVVVPVHDEERVLEASIRRLHGYLTETFPYPFRITIADNASTDGTRRVAEDLAAGLPHVRAVRLERKGRGRALRHVWGGSDADVVAYMDVDLSTDLDAFLPLVAPLISGHSDLAIGTRLSRGSAVVRGPRREVISRCYNLLLRTTLAARFSDAQCGFKAARTEIVQALLPSVEDEAWFFDTELLLLAERNGLRIHEVPVDWVDDPDSRVEVLRTALDDLRGMARVGRRMLTGAFRAPVGGRPRPELPAGMARQLSGFAIVGIFSTLAQLVLFVLLRLVMGPLWANALSLVITTVGNTAANRRFTFGVTGPERAFRQHLEGGLAFLLGLGLSTGGLALLHAVTPGASRAVEAAALVSANAVATLVRFLLMRAWIFHPRRLGRRPEGPAVPAHLTTGEQTR
- a CDS encoding HAMP domain-containing sensor histidine kinase, producing the protein MRRPSLRGRLSLLTAVAVALAVAACATASWFLVRDQLYDEIDRRLAVMGGPVVPPGGGIPAGPRDWRRTGELTAMLNGCSPAATTTGARLRPPGPYEIMQLVSAGGDPCTVPNAGSLTVTGADLQVARGARQWIVRDGTGVTADGERVDVRVRTTGFVTPDGTRAAVSYALNLNQVEEPLADLALALVAVAALGVLASAGTGLLVARASLRPVDRLTAVTEHIARTEDLGTRIPAEGADEIARLSRSFNTMTAALAASRDHQQQLIADAGHELRTPLTSLRTNIDLLLRAEASGRELPAATRHNLLVSVKAQMRELSSLVGDLLELARPEDAEPAHETVALNEVAARAVERARLRGPGLRIDLAAEPWFVTGDSASLERAVVNLLDNAVKFSPPGGAVRVRLAGGELSVRDHGPGIPAGDLPHVFERFWRSPSARSLPGSGLGLSIVARTVTGCGGRVLLEPAAGGGTLARVWLPGTAERPADRD
- a CDS encoding response regulator transcription factor, with translation MEPGTPGATPARILIVDDEPAVREALAGSLEFEGYRVGEAADGVMALDQVGRQPPDLVVLDVLMPRMDGLTTCRRLRARGATMPVLMLTARDMVGDRVTGLDAGADDYLAKPFELDELLARIRALLRRSAMTAPAGRRPGEPLAFGDLRMNTVTREVTRAGRTLELTRTEFMLLELFLLHPRQVLTRERILETVWGFDFEPASNSLDVYVMYLRRKTEAGGLPRLVHTVRGVGYVLRSVS